In the Hippoglossus stenolepis isolate QCI-W04-F060 chromosome 14, HSTE1.2, whole genome shotgun sequence genome, one interval contains:
- the LOC118121577 gene encoding regulator of G-protein signaling 21 isoform X1, with protein sequence MPSLTADPLNSQHFIMDKDDRKRNKNIGKNFMCRLQCMFSHSSSSESRLSLEDTQQWSQSLERLLESKYGLATFRNFLKSEYSDENIEFWLTCEDYKKIKSSFRMSSRAKKIYEQFIKAESPKEINIDYHTREQIKRNVKTPTTHCFDDAQKIVFGLMERDSYPRFLRSDIYRTLLENLAADATKG encoded by the exons ATGCCCAGCCTAACCGCCGACCCACTCAACTCACAGCACTTCATCATGGACAAAgatgacaggaagagaaacaagaaCAT TGGAAAGAACTTCATGTGCAGACTGCAGTGCATGTTCTCACACTCGTCCAGCTCGGAGAG CAGGCTAAGTTTAGAAGATACCCAACAATGGTCACAGTCACTGGAAAGGCTTCTGGAGTCTAAAT ATGGACTGGCAACCTTTCGTAACTTCCTCAAGTCTGAATACAGCGATGAGAATATTGAGTTCTGGCTCACCTGCGAGGACTACAAGAAGATCAAGTCTTCGTTCAGAATGTCCTCACGGGCCAAGAAGATTTatgagcagttcatcaaagcaGAATCTCCAAAAGAG ATCAACATCGACTATCACACCCGAGAGCAGATCAAAAGGAACGTCAAGACTCCCACCACGCACTGCTTCGACGACGCTCAGAAGATAGTTTTCGGGCTGATGGAGAGAGACTCGTACCCACGGTTCCTCCGCTCTGACATTTATAGAACTCTCCTGGAAAACCTCGCCGCCGATGCCACGAAGGGATGA
- the si:ch211-117l17.6 gene encoding regulator of G-protein signaling 21 produces the protein MPKLLFSKVRLHEIRDLMQNVKRPRRIDIVLNRKRRKKEVQDLMVQKISDEPSSLKLSCQTDHKLNLTLEKLLRDKKYLAAFQTFLESEFSEENIKFWLACEDFRSTASPDDLRWKAEEIYTEFIQPMACREINVDHYIRENIKKSLENPSISCFDEAQKHVYLLMERDSCPRFLHSDAYLSLKRKSRTMWYI, from the exons ATGCCCAAACTTTTGTTTTCAAAGGTTCGCTTACATGAAATCCGGGATCTGATGCAAAATGTCAAGAGACCCAGAAG gatTGATATTGTTCTTAATCGAAAGAGGCGTAAGAAGGAAGTCCAGGACCTGATGGTGCAAAAAATAAGTGATGAGCCATCTTCTTTGAAACTCAG TTGTCAGACGGACCATAAACTGAACCTAACTCTGGAGAAACTGTTACGGGATAAAA AGTATTTAGCAGCGTTCCAAACTTTCCTGGAGTCGGAGTTCAGTGAGGAAAACATCAAGTTCTGGCTCGCGTGTGAGGACTTCAGGTCGACCGCCTCACCGGATGATCTTCGCTGGAAAGCAGAGGAGATCTACACCGAGTTCATCCAGCCGATGGCCTGCAGAGAG atcAACGTTGACCACTACATTAGGGAGAACATCAAAAAGTCCCTGGAGAACCCGAGCATCTCCTGCTTCGACGAGGCCCAGAAACACGTGTACCTGCTGATGGAGAGAGACTCCTGCCCCCGATTCCTGCACTCTGACGCCTACCTGAGCCTAAAGCGCAAATCCAGAACTATGTGGTACATTTAG
- the LOC118121577 gene encoding regulator of G-protein signaling 1 isoform X2 has translation MPSLTADPLNSQHFIMDKDDRKRNKNIGKNFMCRLQCMFSHSSSSERLSLEDTQQWSQSLERLLESKYGLATFRNFLKSEYSDENIEFWLTCEDYKKIKSSFRMSSRAKKIYEQFIKAESPKEINIDYHTREQIKRNVKTPTTHCFDDAQKIVFGLMERDSYPRFLRSDIYRTLLENLAADATKG, from the exons ATGCCCAGCCTAACCGCCGACCCACTCAACTCACAGCACTTCATCATGGACAAAgatgacaggaagagaaacaagaaCAT TGGAAAGAACTTCATGTGCAGACTGCAGTGCATGTTCTCACACTCGTCCAGCTCGGAGAG GCTAAGTTTAGAAGATACCCAACAATGGTCACAGTCACTGGAAAGGCTTCTGGAGTCTAAAT ATGGACTGGCAACCTTTCGTAACTTCCTCAAGTCTGAATACAGCGATGAGAATATTGAGTTCTGGCTCACCTGCGAGGACTACAAGAAGATCAAGTCTTCGTTCAGAATGTCCTCACGGGCCAAGAAGATTTatgagcagttcatcaaagcaGAATCTCCAAAAGAG ATCAACATCGACTATCACACCCGAGAGCAGATCAAAAGGAACGTCAAGACTCCCACCACGCACTGCTTCGACGACGCTCAGAAGATAGTTTTCGGGCTGATGGAGAGAGACTCGTACCCACGGTTCCTCCGCTCTGACATTTATAGAACTCTCCTGGAAAACCTCGCCGCCGATGCCACGAAGGGATGA